In a genomic window of Thunnus thynnus chromosome 16, fThuThy2.1, whole genome shotgun sequence:
- the LOC137199458 gene encoding tumor necrosis factor ligand superfamily member 10-like → MAISMSLQGLGLIILAAVLLQTIAVAVSFMYFNKVLNTMQESFSRSSVSCLMNANMRFEYEDSTAEDKKSDPCWQVTQQLHYHIEKTMTDRFQKEISTAMRNKLTGVLPILNPGVPGVPLPKVAAHVTGVVSSTEPPVAEGSRSSRGYLGERIRAWEGQRGLSFLENMELKGGELLVPRAGLYYIYAQTYFRLSSVGETEVEAKGEAGDMKEEEGAQLLQYIYKKMSSYTVPILLMKSSRSACWPRGQEPGLFSLHQAGTAFLQPADRLFITVSNASAMEMDGRASYFGAFLVG, encoded by the exons ATGGCAATTTCTATGTCTCTCCAGGGTCTGGGGCTCATCATACTCGCAGCAGTCCTCCTCCAGACCATCGCAGTTGCCGTCAGTTTTATGTATTTCAACAAAGTCCTGAACACG ATGCAGGAGAGCTTCTCTCGGAGCAGCGTGTCCTGTCTGATGAACGCAAATATGCGCTTCGAGTACGAAGATTCAACAGCCGAGGACAAGAAGAGTGACCCCTGCTGGCAAGTCACGCAACAGCTCCACTACCACATTgaaaag ACGATGACAGACAGATTCCAGAAGGAGATATCCACTGCTATGAGAA ATAAGCTGACAGGAGTGCTGCCTATCCTAAACCCTGGGGTCCCAGGAGTCCCTCTTCCCAAAGTCGCAGCCCACGTGACCGGTGTCGTCTCCTCCACAGAGCCTCCAGTAGCAGAGG GCTCGCGGAGCAGCAGGGGCTACCTGGGGGAGCGCATCCGAGCGTGGGAAGGCCAGAGAGGTCTGTCCTTCTTAGAAAATATGGAGCTGAAGGGAGGAGAGCTGCTGGTTCCCAGAGCAGGCCTCTATTACATCTATGCACAGACTTACTTCAGACTCTCTTCCgtgggagagacagaggtgGAGGCAAAGGGTGAGGCGGGGGAcatgaaagaggaggaaggagcgCAGCTTCTTCAGTATATCTACAAAAAG ATGAGTTCCTATACAGTTCCCATCCTGCTGATGAAATCATCCCGGAGCGCCTGCTGGCCTCGGGGTCAGGAGCCCGGCCTCTTCTCTCTGCATCAGGCCGGTACCGCGTTTCTACAGCCTGCCGACCGCCTTTTCATCACCGTTAGCAATGCCAGCGCCATGGAGATGGACGGGAGAGCCAGCTACTTCGGGGCCTTCCTGGTGGGCTAA
- the msl2a gene encoding E3 ubiquitin-protein ligase MSL2a → MNPVNATTLYVSASRAVLQCDPRQPHTFADMYTLLPFFRQSLACLVCGKLLQNPISPTHPECQHYVCLGCKGQKMQIRTSCRRCKDYSCFQENKQLSLLVQCYRKLCLYVTHSPLLKSISSHAGGSPEVMALLEEVLMSHEEETETEDPSLAQEDVNPSDPESLTPTEAPPVPAELSAVPQSSSSDPPCSNGPQECNGDVLEDLDPSSPELEVCELVEEQPQAGLSVSDTGCGGLELSLSTGPLAPTPGTVCSLRDGESSSRELEEGEVLLLSVEEVLQTLDPLQPGRDSPHTHPERTHTHTHIATDRAHAQMYIQLDAAHNYTQIQTDRTNTVASLGAHIHTSSFDPPPSSKPPPVRLNRKRSRSESDREKVKPLPIASILQGSSSHVHTPNPSHTLHTQPPTPSLTVPAHTYSSLPNGAPPKPSRPAPNHSKGARKHVDPGPKKPHAKARSSGGSKNKDRSKDQRLMSGCLVPPAPVRPPYKKPVEKKGCKCGRATQNPSVLTCRGQRCPCYSNRKACLDCICRGCQNSYMANGEKKLEAFAVPEKALEQTRLTLGINLTSITAAAALRNPATTSIRANTLLNVATATGTPVTTAFLSPSPPQEPNYEDSLELLIG, encoded by the exons ATGAACCCAGTTAATGCAACCACCTTGTACGTGTCCGCCAGCCGGGCTGTACTGCAGTGTGACCCGCGGCAGCCTCACACCTTCGCAGATATGTACACACTACTACCCTTCTTTCGACAGTCTCTCGCATGCCTCGTCTGTG gTAAACTGCTCCAGAATCCCATTTCCCCTACACATCCAGAGTGTCAGCATTATGTCTGCTTGGGCTGTAAAGGCCAGAAGATGCAGATAAGGACATCGTGCCGCAGATGTAAGGACTATTCCTGCTTCCAGGAGAACAAACAGCTCTCCTTGCTGGTGCAGTGCTACAGGAAGCTCTGCCTATATGTCACTCATTCGCCTTTGCTGAAGTCAATCAGCAGCCATGCAGGAGGGTCTCCAGAGGTTATGGCCTTGCTAGAGGAGGTGCTTATGTCACatgaagaggagacagagacagaggaccCAAGCCTAGCACAGGAAGATGTGAATCCCTCTGACCCAGAGTCCCTGACCCCCACAGAGGCGCCACCTGTTCCTGCAGAGCTCTCAGCTGTACCCCAGAGCTCCTCCTCTGATCCTCCCTGTTCCAATGGACCGCAGGAATGCAATGGAGATGTACTGGAGGACCTGGATCCATCTTCTCCAGAGCTGGAAGTATGTGAGCTGGTAGAGGAGCAGCCACAGGCAGGCCTCTCTGTATCCGATACTGGTTGTGGTGGTCTGGAGCTGAGTCTGTCCACTGGACCTTTAGCCCCAACTCCAGGCACTGTGTGCTCACTCAGGGATGGGGAATCTAGCAGCAGGGAgctggaggagggggaggtgtTGCTCCTTAGTGTGGAGGAGGTATTACAGACTTTGGATCCCCTTCAGCCCGGTAGAGATTCCCCTCATACACACCCAGAAAggacgcacactcacacacacatagccacAGACAGAGCACACGCTCAAATGTACATACAGCTGGACGCAGCTCACAACTACACACAGATTCAAACAGACAGGACTAACACAGTGGCAAGCCTTGgtgctcacatacacacatcttcATTCGATCCTCCTCCAAGCTCCAAGCCCCCACCAGTCCGCCTTAACCGCAAGCGATCTCGTTCAGAGAGTGACAGGGAAAAGGTGAAACCTCTTCCTATCGCCTCCATCCTGCAGGGCTCCTCCTCTCATGTACACACTCCAAACCCCTCTCATACACTGCACACTCAACCGCCCACACCCTCCTTAACTGTACcagcacacacatactcatCCCTTCCCAATGGAGCACCTCCCAAGCCCAGTCGCCCTGCACCAAACCACAGTAAAGGTGCGAGGAAGCACGTCGATCCGGGCCCTAAGAAGCCCCATGCGAAGGCCCGCAGCAGTGGAGGCTCCAAGAACAAGGACCGGAGCAAAGACCAGCGATTGATGTCAGGCTGTCTGGTGCCTCCAGCACCTGTCAGGCCTCCATATAAGAAGCCAGTGGAGAAGAAAGGCTGCAAGTGTGGCAGGGCCACCCAGAATCCCTCAGTGCTGACCTGCAGGGGGCAACGGTGTCCCTGTTACTCAAACCGCAAG GCATGCTTGGATTGTATCTGCCGAGGTTGCCAGAACTCCTACATGGCCAACGGTGAGAAGAAGCTAGAGGCCTTTGCCGTGCCAGAGAAAGCCTTGGAGCAGACGCGGCTCACACTCGGCATCAACCTCACCAGCATCACGGCAGCCGCGGCGCTCCGCAACCCGGCGACCACCAGCATCCGCGCGAACACCCTCCTCAACGTCGCCACAGCAACGGGAACCCCTGTAACCACGGCCTTCCTGTCTCCCAGCCCTCCGCAAGAGCCCAACTACGAGGACAGCCTGGAGCTGCTGATCGGATGA